The genomic interval AAGTCAATATTTCTTCCGCCTTCTCCCGGGCAGAAGCTGCTTCCTGCAGATTTCCCTCTATCTGTTCCTCACGGCTGCCAAGAACTTTGACGACCGGTTTCCAGAAGAAGAACAGGAGAGTACCCAATATCAACAATACATTTACAAGCTGAAACAGGAAAGTCCAAAAATCAAAACCCAACGCTTCCACAATAGCATCCATCGTGCCACCCCTTTGATATTTTATAAAATGGGGGCAAATAAAAATTTCCGCTTGTTTTATTCGCCCTTGCTCACGCTAATTTTGTCCATAAAAGGATGGCTACCACAAAGGAAAAGAGAGTCAAAGCTTCGATGAAAGCCAGGGCCAGGATGAGAGTAGTACGGATATCCCCACTGGCCTCGGGCTGCCTGGCAATCCCCTCCATGGCTGCCTTCGTGGCAATTCCCTGTGAAAAAGCCGAACTCAGAGCAGCGATAGCTACAGCTAGAGCAACACTTAGAAATTCCATTTTTCTGCCTCCTTATCATTTATCTAATTTTATTTAATGCCCCTGTACAAAATTGGAAATATAAATAACCGTCAACAGGGAAAACACAAGGGCTTGAACAAGACCCATGATTATCCCCAGAAACATTACCGGAACCGGAGCCAGCAGGGGTATCATCAGAAACAGTACCATGACCACCGTCTTCTCTCCAAACATGTTGGCGAAAAGACGCAGAGAGAGAGAGACCGGCTTTACCAGTTCTTCCAGCAAGATCAGGGGAAACATCAGAGGGTTGGGCTGGAAAAAATGCTTGATATACCCCACCAGACCATTCTTCTGTATACCTATAAGCTGTACAATTATGATGGTTGCCACGGCAAAAGCCAATGTTGTGGAGAGGTCGGTTGTAGGCGGTTTCATTCCCGGGATAAACCAGGACAGGTTGAGAAACAGGATAAATATGAAAAGGGTGCCTACGAATGGCAGATATTTACGACCTTCTTTCCCCATGGTCTCCCCGAGAAGGCCGTAGAAGAAATCGGCAACCAGTTCCGCCAGATGCTGGGATCCCCGGGGAACAATGCTCAGCCGCCTGGTGATCAAATAGGCCAGAGGAATCAAAATGGCCATGATTATCCAGGTGTTCACTACAGTTGTGGTTACCGGTATGGAACCTATGTTGAATACCAGCGAAGGCTTTACATGGTCCAGTACTTCCTGTAGGGCTTGCATATCCATTTATGCTTCTCCTCCCTTCTTCAAAGTAATGAGTGTCTGCCCCATGTGGGCCACGATCTGAAGCAGAAGACCGGTCAACACACCGAAAAGAAAGACCACCCCTCCCAGGATGGAGAGCCCCAGAACGGTAAGATTGATCAACAATCTCAAGGCCGAACGCAGTAGCAATCTGTTGGTCGCCTTCCGTGGCGTCAAGCCTTCCAGATTGCAAACGGCCAACATCTGCCAGCGGAAAAGAAACCAGGATACGGGCAGAGAGAGTAGCACACCGAGGGCATAAGTGGGGTAGTAACCCAGAAGTGAACCTGTGATGGCTGCTATTATGCCCAGAACCACCATGGTGATGCCCGTTGAATTTATTTTTCTTTGATCGATAGCTACCATTTTTCTATATCTTTTCCCTTTTTTGCCACTTGCCCGTGCCAACAATTGATACCTGGTGTCTTCTTTTCACAATGTTGAACCGCTATAAATATAACAAGGCCATACACCAGCCACCTTCATTTGCATTTGGTATAAATATTCATAATTATTCATAATTGTAGTTATTATTCATCGTAAAATTAGAAAATCCTTCTTTAAACATCAAATATTTTGAAAAAAATTTTTGAATCGGTCATTCATTATCAAATACATTCATTGCCAGATGGTGGAACGCATCCTCATCCTTGAAAAAACAACAAGTCGTTGTTAGCCATCCATGCGATGGCCCACCGGCATGATCAGCAACGGGGCTCCCCTGACCGCCAATATTTCTTTGACCGTATCGTCATCAAAGGCTCCTATGGCCACGGTAGCCAGATTCAACGCCTCCGATTGCAGATAAATGTTCTGGGCAACATGCCCCACTTCCATGTGCACATAACGGTATCCCCTCTCACCGTAGCGCCCGGTGGTTCTTGCATAATCAGCCACCGGAATAATGGAAACGGGTGCCCGGGCCACCGCTCGTTGCCCCAGGGCCGCCCTGGCCAGTTCCATTCGCAGGTCGCCCGGCTGCACCATCACCAGGGAATGATCATGGTGCAAATAATGATAAAGCCCGGGGCCCGTATCTTCCAGATCACCGGCCACCAGGTAGATTTCCAGGGGGTAAGTTGCCCCGGCGGAGGGAGCAGAACGGGATATCCCCGCATCGCCGCTCATCCCCCGGCCACCGGCAGCCCAGAGCAGCTGCCCTGCCTGCATTCGGGTCAACTTTCCGGCGTGAAAGCTACGCCGGGAAACACGTCGATATAACGCTTCTTCAACAGACATATTTCCCTGCAACCCGGGTTCGGGTAAAATAAATTTCATGGCATCCCCCTTCCTCGTCAACAGACCGGAACCGGATATGTGAAAACGATCATATTGAGCACCAGAAAGAATCCTATGTCTCGATCGTTACCAGATTTGACAACACAGTAAAACACGGGGAAACAGCCCCTTCGGGAAGGCCCCCAGGCACTTATGGTAACCCCTATCCTGGATCATATCATAAGTCTGAACCACAGTATAGACTTGCCTTGATTTGTCGGGTATACCTGCCGATCCTGTCTGTTACCCCATCCGCCGGAACTGCCGGAAAAATGGTGCAGGAACGACGAACTCCGGGTAAAAATTGGAGCAACATCGGGTGATCAAGAATTTTTCCGGCAAGAAACAAAAAGAAACAGAAACAGTTCTTTTTTGCAGGTTTGCAGGAAAATGAAGGAAGAAATCATCCGCCCATCCAGGAAGGAATCAATTGTTCTCCGCGGCGACTGCAATCAGGTTTCAAAGGCCGCTTCGCAACCGCGTTCGGTAACAAAACACCGCAACCATGAATATTGATTTATCCGGGCTACTGGGGCCATAATAGATACAAATGACATAAGGGAAGAGTGATGAAATGCCTGAATTGGCAACCTTTGCCGGCGGTTGTTTCTGGTGCATGGTGGCACCTTTCGAGGGCCTCCCCGGGGTTCTCAAGGTAATATCCGGTTATACAGGCGGAGATACCCCCCACCCCGTTTATGAGGAAGTATGCAAAAAAGATACCGGACATTACGAGGCAGTGCAGATCACCTATGAACCCGATATCCTCTCTTACGAGGTGCTGCTCGACATATTCTGGAGGCAGATAGACCCCACCGATCCGGGAGGCCAATTCGGCGATCGGGGCCCCTCTTACCGCACAGCTATTTTCTATCACAACGACAAACAAAAACTGCTGGCCGAAACTTCCCGCCGGCTTCTGGAAGACAGCAACAGGTTTGATGCCCCCGTCGTCACCTCCATCCTGCCCGCCGGCAAATTCTGGCCGGCCGAGGATTACCATCAGGATTTCCATAAAAACAACCCTGCCCATTATAGACGCTACCATCAAGGTTCTGGCCGGGAACGGTTCTTGCGAGATAATTGGTCCGCAAACACGGATCCTGGAACATTGAAAGAAAAACTTACCCCACTCCAGTTTCATGTAACCAGGGAAAACGGAACGGAGCCCCCATTCCAGAATGAATACTGGGATGAAAACCGGGAAGGAATCTATGTGGATCTCGTTACCGGCCATGTTCTGTTTACTTCCCGTGACAAATTTGATGCCGGTTGTGGCTGGCCCAGTTTTACCAGGCCCCTGCATCGTGATCTCATCGAAGAACGGGCTGATCACAGCCTTGGGATGTCAAGAATCGAAGTGCGCAGCAAACTTTCCGCTTCCCATCTCGGGCATGTTTTTGACGATGGGCCCGGACCGACAGGCCGTCGCTACTGCATCAATTCGGCTGCTTTGGAATTCATACCTCTGGAAAAAATGAAACAGAAAGGTTATGGCCGCTACCTGGGCCTTTTCCGCGGGAAAACAGAAAAGTAGACTGTTTCGAGGTTGAAGGTTACCTGTCGTGTCCTTCTCCTTTTTGTAACAGATCGATGAATTCCCCCCTACTCCGGACATCATACTTTGAATAGATGTTTTTTATATGAGTCTTGACCGTGTTTTTACTGATATACAGTTCATCGGCAATTTTATTGTAGGTTTTTCCCTGAAGAAGCAAGGCCGCCACCTGGTTCTCACGCGGCGAGAGGTTTCTGAATTGTTGTTGTTGCGTCCGGGGGTATGTATCCCCATCTGCAGAATTCTTCTCCCCTACCAACGCTGATTGGCCAACGGCATGATGTTCCATCAATCCTGAAAGATGCCTGTGCAGCAGGGGGAAGATGATGAAAGTTATACAGACCACCACCAGGGCCAGTGCCGTGGAATACTGATCTTGATCTTTCAAGAGGGCAAGGGTATTACCCGCCACGCCGCCAATAAATACGCCCATGGTATTGGCTGCCAACCCTAAACCGAATATCCGGGTGGGGTTGGAAACCAGATCCAACATTTCACCGAGGATACTCCACCAGAACAGATCGCAAATACCGCAGGCGCCGAGCATCAACGTGTTGACCACGATGTAACTGATAACCGATCGATCGAGCATCATGAAAGCCACAAATGAAAAACCGATCATGGCTATGGCAATATACAGGAAAAGTCCTCTGTCAATTTTTCGCGGGGAAACCCTCATGACCTTCATGATATGCACGGCCACGATATAGGGGATGGCCCAATACCAGCTGGCAAGCCATTTCAGATGAATGAAAGCAGGATTTATTACCTGGTACATCAGTCCCGAATTGATCGTGATGACCAGAATGAAAAGGCATAAAACGGAAAGGGGTTTCGCGATATGAGATATGCCTTCTTTCTGCTCGGACCGTGATTCTGGTTTCGCAACCTCCTCTTCGGGCAACAGCAGGGCAAACAAACACGCCCCACCGAGTGTCAGCATGGATAAACCAAGCCC from Bacillota bacterium carries:
- the atpE gene encoding ATP synthase F0 subunit C; translated protein: MEFLSVALAVAIAALSSAFSQGIATKAAMEGIARQPEASGDIRTTLILALAFIEALTLFSFVVAILLWTKLA
- the atpB gene encoding F0F1 ATP synthase subunit A, which translates into the protein MDMQALQEVLDHVKPSLVFNIGSIPVTTTVVNTWIIMAILIPLAYLITRRLSIVPRGSQHLAELVADFFYGLLGETMGKEGRKYLPFVGTLFIFILFLNLSWFIPGMKPPTTDLSTTLAFAVATIIIVQLIGIQKNGLVGYIKHFFQPNPLMFPLILLEELVKPVSLSLRLFANMFGEKTVVMVLFLMIPLLAPVPVMFLGIIMGLVQALVFSLLTVIYISNFVQGH
- a CDS encoding SagB/ThcOx family dehydrogenase, with protein sequence MKFILPEPGLQGNMSVEEALYRRVSRRSFHAGKLTRMQAGQLLWAAGGRGMSGDAGISRSAPSAGATYPLEIYLVAGDLEDTGPGLYHYLHHDHSLVMVQPGDLRMELARAALGQRAVARAPVSIIPVADYARTTGRYGERGYRYVHMEVGHVAQNIYLQSEALNLATVAIGAFDDDTVKEILAVRGAPLLIMPVGHRMDG
- the msrB gene encoding peptide-methionine (R)-S-oxide reductase MsrB; amino-acid sequence: MPELATFAGGCFWCMVAPFEGLPGVLKVISGYTGGDTPHPVYEEVCKKDTGHYEAVQITYEPDILSYEVLLDIFWRQIDPTDPGGQFGDRGPSYRTAIFYHNDKQKLLAETSRRLLEDSNRFDAPVVTSILPAGKFWPAEDYHQDFHKNNPAHYRRYHQGSGRERFLRDNWSANTDPGTLKEKLTPLQFHVTRENGTEPPFQNEYWDENREGIYVDLVTGHVLFTSRDKFDAGCGWPSFTRPLHRDLIEERADHSLGMSRIEVRSKLSASHLGHVFDDGPGPTGRRYCINSAALEFIPLEKMKQKGYGRYLGLFRGKTEK